One window of Ictalurus punctatus breed USDA103 chromosome 22, Coco_2.0, whole genome shotgun sequence genomic DNA carries:
- the rtn4r gene encoding reticulon-4 receptor isoform X1, with protein MKSLLREGGRLFCLMLWLNVVPVLNGCPAKCVCYSEPRPTVACQQQGLFSIPTEIPVRSQRIFLQSNKLTVVRSTSFSSVHNLTVLWMYSNNISHIESGAFYGLERLEELDIGDNSNLRIISPSAFRGLTKLHTLHLHRCGLSELPVGVFHGLYSLQYLYLQDNNLLALHDDTFVDLANLTYLFLHNNKIKVVTDHMLRGLIHLDRLLLHQNRIVHVQQWAFTDLRNLTTLFLFFNNLTMLSGETMEPLVSLQYLRLNGNQWICDCRARPLWDWFKRFKGSSSDLECHLPVTLVGKDLKRLKSNDLEGCIETNPHSGKFLSFDDPIGESIPRCCLSDNDKSSIISSKTLPDPSSYNSRQITNNPQKEKENISKTKVLETERIKNDTRSKQGVSLNDGPLATLSNNLDQSLDKLNPDLLDMEPSTAPAKKKKKCSKKPKSDQSCLKSHGSTLRALSLLFFPMFWLSLTMS; from the coding sequence GAGGCCGACTCTTCTGCCTGATGCTATGGCTGAATGTTGTGCCAGTGTTGAATGGCTGTCCAGCAAAGTGTGTATGCTACAGTGAGCCGAGACCAACCGTGGCCTGTCAGCAGCAAGGCCTGTTCTCTATTCCTACCGAAATCCCTGTCCGTAGCCAGCGGATATTCCTCCAGAGCAACAAACTCACAGTGGTCCGTTCCACCAGCTTTAGCTCTGTGCATAACCTCACTGTCCTCTGGATGTACTCCAACAACATCAGCCACATTGAGTCTGGAGCCTTCTATGGACTGGAGAGACTGGAAGAGCTGGATATTGGTGACAACAGCAACCTTCGGATCATCAGTCCCTCTGCCTTTCGAGGTCTGACCAAGCTGCACACTTTGCACCTGCACAGGTGCGGACTGTCTGAACTTCCTGTCGGGGTGTTTCACGGACTGTACTCACTTCAGTACCTGTATTTACAGGACAACAACCTTCTAGCCCTGCACGACGACACTTTTGTGGATCTGGCCAACCTTACCTACCTGTTCCTGCACAACAACAAGATCAAGGTGGTGACGGATCACATGCTTAGAGGGTTGATCCACCTAGACCGCTTGCTCCTGCATCAAAACCGTATCGTTCATGTCCAGCAGTGGGCTTTCACTGACCTCAGAAATCTGACTACcttgtttctgtttttcaaCAATCTCACCATGTTGAGTGGAGAGACGATGGAACCGTTGGTGTCGCTCCAGTATTTACGTCTCAATGGGAACCAGTGGATTTGTGACTGCCGAGCCAGGCCTCTGTGGGATTGGTTCAAACGCTTCAAAGGCTCCAGCTCTGATCTCGAATGCCACCTTCCAGTCACTCTTGTGGGGAAGGACCTGAAACGACTGAAAAGCAATGACCTGGAAGGATGTATAGAAACCAACCCCCACTCTGGAAAGTTCCTGTCCTTTGATGACCCCATTGGAGAGAGTATTCCAAGATGCTGCCTTTCAGATAACGACAAATCCTCCATCATTTCCAGCAAGACGCTACCTGACCCCTCGTCTTACAACAGCCGCCAAATCACAAACAACCCccagaaggagaaggagaacaTTTCGAAAACCAAGGTCCTAGAAACAGAAAGGATAAAGAATGACACTCGCAGTAAGCAAGGAGTAAGTCTCAATGATGGGCCACTGGCAACCCTTTCCAACAACCTAGATCAGTCCTTGGACAAACTCAACCCAGACCTGTTGGATATGGAACCTTCAACAGCACcagctaaaaagaaaaaaaagtgctcaAAAAAGCCCAAATCAGATCAGTCATGTCTGAAGAGCCATGGATCTACTCTTAGAGCATTGAGCCTTCTCTTTTTTCCCATGTTTTGGTTGTCCTTAACCATGTCTTAG
- the rtn4r gene encoding reticulon-4 receptor isoform X2 has protein sequence MGCFEGGRLFCLMLWLNVVPVLNGCPAKCVCYSEPRPTVACQQQGLFSIPTEIPVRSQRIFLQSNKLTVVRSTSFSSVHNLTVLWMYSNNISHIESGAFYGLERLEELDIGDNSNLRIISPSAFRGLTKLHTLHLHRCGLSELPVGVFHGLYSLQYLYLQDNNLLALHDDTFVDLANLTYLFLHNNKIKVVTDHMLRGLIHLDRLLLHQNRIVHVQQWAFTDLRNLTTLFLFFNNLTMLSGETMEPLVSLQYLRLNGNQWICDCRARPLWDWFKRFKGSSSDLECHLPVTLVGKDLKRLKSNDLEGCIETNPHSGKFLSFDDPIGESIPRCCLSDNDKSSIISSKTLPDPSSYNSRQITNNPQKEKENISKTKVLETERIKNDTRSKQGVSLNDGPLATLSNNLDQSLDKLNPDLLDMEPSTAPAKKKKKCSKKPKSDQSCLKSHGSTLRALSLLFFPMFWLSLTMS, from the coding sequence GAGGCCGACTCTTCTGCCTGATGCTATGGCTGAATGTTGTGCCAGTGTTGAATGGCTGTCCAGCAAAGTGTGTATGCTACAGTGAGCCGAGACCAACCGTGGCCTGTCAGCAGCAAGGCCTGTTCTCTATTCCTACCGAAATCCCTGTCCGTAGCCAGCGGATATTCCTCCAGAGCAACAAACTCACAGTGGTCCGTTCCACCAGCTTTAGCTCTGTGCATAACCTCACTGTCCTCTGGATGTACTCCAACAACATCAGCCACATTGAGTCTGGAGCCTTCTATGGACTGGAGAGACTGGAAGAGCTGGATATTGGTGACAACAGCAACCTTCGGATCATCAGTCCCTCTGCCTTTCGAGGTCTGACCAAGCTGCACACTTTGCACCTGCACAGGTGCGGACTGTCTGAACTTCCTGTCGGGGTGTTTCACGGACTGTACTCACTTCAGTACCTGTATTTACAGGACAACAACCTTCTAGCCCTGCACGACGACACTTTTGTGGATCTGGCCAACCTTACCTACCTGTTCCTGCACAACAACAAGATCAAGGTGGTGACGGATCACATGCTTAGAGGGTTGATCCACCTAGACCGCTTGCTCCTGCATCAAAACCGTATCGTTCATGTCCAGCAGTGGGCTTTCACTGACCTCAGAAATCTGACTACcttgtttctgtttttcaaCAATCTCACCATGTTGAGTGGAGAGACGATGGAACCGTTGGTGTCGCTCCAGTATTTACGTCTCAATGGGAACCAGTGGATTTGTGACTGCCGAGCCAGGCCTCTGTGGGATTGGTTCAAACGCTTCAAAGGCTCCAGCTCTGATCTCGAATGCCACCTTCCAGTCACTCTTGTGGGGAAGGACCTGAAACGACTGAAAAGCAATGACCTGGAAGGATGTATAGAAACCAACCCCCACTCTGGAAAGTTCCTGTCCTTTGATGACCCCATTGGAGAGAGTATTCCAAGATGCTGCCTTTCAGATAACGACAAATCCTCCATCATTTCCAGCAAGACGCTACCTGACCCCTCGTCTTACAACAGCCGCCAAATCACAAACAACCCccagaaggagaaggagaacaTTTCGAAAACCAAGGTCCTAGAAACAGAAAGGATAAAGAATGACACTCGCAGTAAGCAAGGAGTAAGTCTCAATGATGGGCCACTGGCAACCCTTTCCAACAACCTAGATCAGTCCTTGGACAAACTCAACCCAGACCTGTTGGATATGGAACCTTCAACAGCACcagctaaaaagaaaaaaaagtgctcaAAAAAGCCCAAATCAGATCAGTCATGTCTGAAGAGCCATGGATCTACTCTTAGAGCATTGAGCCTTCTCTTTTTTCCCATGTTTTGGTTGTCCTTAACCATGTCTTAG